One genomic window of Channa argus isolate prfri chromosome 5, Channa argus male v1.0, whole genome shotgun sequence includes the following:
- the LOC137127293 gene encoding dedicator of cytokinesis protein 3-like isoform X2, giving the protein MWTPTEDEKIGVVICSFRGSVTHGLALEVGETVQILEKCEGWYRGFSTRKPNVKGVFPVSYVHLKKAIVVNRGPNETVVPLEDPIVTEVTSTLQEWALLWKQLYVKHKVDLFYKVRHVMMELIDLRRQLLSGHLTQDQSRDVKRHITVRLDWGNEHLGLDLVPRKEFEMVDEDQISVSDLYKMHLSSRHSVQQSTTQGDSTRRHGEPCRVPVPHHLLVNLKSFTYNSIGEDTDIFFSLYDLREGKTISEKFMVRLNKNGGPKNPEKVDRLCALFTDLSNKDMKRDLYIVSQVIRTGRMLLNDSKKGPPHVQYRRPYGCSVLAMSDVLQTISELKEEKDFVLKVYTCNNENEWHQIHENIIRKSSTKYTAPSTNYGLIISLQLLRGDMEQVRRENPLIFSRGVAVTRKLGFPDVIMPGDVRNDLYLTLERGDFERGGKSVQKNIEVTVYVLYADGEILKDCICLGSGEPSIPEHRSFVLYHNNSPRWSEVIKLPIPIDRFRGSHLRFEFRHCSTKDKGEKKLFGFAFTPLMREDGTTLSDESHELYVYKCDENTTFSNHALYLGLPCCKDDFNSCPSIPSSLIFQRSTKETFWISTQLSSTKLTQNVDLLALLKWKAHPDRVMDILGRLRHVSGEEIVKFLQDILDTLFSILDDNTDKYGPLVFQSLVFIINLLRDSKYYHFRPVMDTYIQKHFAGALAYKELIRCLKWYMDRSAEVVRQDHIQEAMRALEYLFKFIVQSRILYSRATCGMEEEQFRTSIQELFQSIRFVLSLDSRNSETLIFTQAALLNSFPAIFDELLQMFTVQEVAEFVRGTLGSMPSTVHIGQSMDVVKLQSIARTVDSRLFSFPESRRILLPVVLHHIHLHLRQQKELLICSGILSSIFSIIKTSSLDTSVQEEVEMMVESLLDVLLQTLLSIMSKSQSQEAVRGQRCPQCTAEITGEYVSCLLSLLRQMTDIHFQHLMENFQSKDELKEFLLKILCVFRNLMKLSIFPRDWNVMRLLTSNIILTTAQYLSPALHKNFTEAEFDFKVWNSYFSLAVLYINQPSLQLENLSSAKRKKILDKYGDMRVMMTYELFSMWQNLGENKIHFIPGMIGPFLGVTLVPQVEVRNIMIPIFHDMMDWEQRKNGNFKQVEAELIDKLDSLVSEGKGDENYRELFGLLTQLFGPYPSLLEKIEQETWRETGISFVTSVTRLMERLLDYRDCMKGDETENKKIGCTVNLLNFYKSEINKEEMYIRYIHKLCDMHLQAENYTEAAFTLLLYWELLHWDERPLKEFLHYPAQTEWHRKEGLCRKVIHYFNKGKCWEYGIPLCRELAFQYESLYDYQSLSWIRKMEAAYYDNIMEQQRLEPEFFRVGFYGRKFPFFLRNKEFVCRGHDYERLEAFQQRMLGEFPQAIAMQHPNQPDEAILQCDAQYLQIYAVTPVPDSIGVLQMDRVPDRIKSFYRVNNVLRFRYDRPFHKGPKDRDNEFKSLWIERTTLILTHPLPGISRWFEVEKRELVEVSPLENAVSVVENKNQELRTLISQYQHKQLHGNINLLSMTLNGVIDAAVNGGIARYQEAFFDKEYITSHPEDTEKITQLKDLMQEQVHILGVGLAVHEKLVHPEMRPLHKKLIDQFQMMRSSLCHGLPGLDKATSGANTSRGILASHSPMSPDSFKLVHRHSPTAVLTPVRNSSSSLSSQNSSEMENVGNLLILADGVVVEHAEDFYRMQASPSSSSLSSTHSAPSQMMNSAPSTIRVGSPSLPDKYRHNREMLMLLPPHKDRPSSAMYTNVIENGQPVNFQRALFHQVIGPCKPCSDPNLSVAEKVLTTPSSWSLDSGTREALPFLSAHVGSVLAPPVPPRSLPHGQHLLMHFDAFHHQVSDLPPALPARSLRKSPLHPIPASPTSPQSILDGSNSTLSGSASSGVSSLSESNFGGPPSSSDPPASRTNTLESVPSSQAWTTDQEDLDSPYQPVRYSISEPDVLDVVKPPPCRSHSAPGGVTPTQAGALIQPQIPGLASVGALPQPQPQHLYYQHHFHPHYIPHHPPLYHLHEPPPALPPKYLREGCIPEEDPLNPQSPPPPPAPRPMPRKISQPIIAAAKDEQAKVAWEHGISEE; this is encoded by the exons CATCTGTCCAGCAGACACAGTGTCCAGCAGAGCACCACACAG GGGGACAGCACCCGGCGACACGGGGAACCCTGCAGAGTTCCAGTACCACACCACCTGCTGGTCAACCTGAAGAGCTTCACCTACAACAGCATCGGAGAGGACACTGacatcttcttctctctgtaCGACCTGCGAGAGGGAAAGACCATCAG TGAGAAGTTCATGGTGAGACTGAACAAGAATGGAGGACCAAAGAACCCAGAGAAGGTGGACAGGCTGTGTGCCCTCTTCacg GACCTGAgcaataaagacatgaagagAGATCTGTACATTGTCTCACAAGTCATCAGAACAG GCCGTATGCTGTTGAATGACAGTAAGAAGGGTCCCCCGCATGTTCAGTACCGCCGACCCTACGGCTGTTCTGTCCTGGCCATGAGTGATGTACTGCAGACCATCTCTGAGCTCAAGGAGGAGAAAGACTTTGTCCTGAAAGTATACAC gtgtaACAATGAAAACGAATGGCACCAAATCCACGAGAACATCATCCGCAAGTCCAGCACCAAATACACCGCTCCTAGCACCAACTATG GTCTGATCATCTCCCTGCAGCTGCTGAGGGGGGACATGGAGCAGGTCCGCAGAGAGAACCCGCTCATTTTCAGCAGGGGGGTGGCCGTCACACGTAAACTGGGCTTCCCTGATGTTATAATGCCCG GTGACGTCCGAAATGACCTTTACCTGACTCTGGAGCGAGGAGACTTTGAGAGAGGAGGGAAGAGCGTTCAGAAGAACATTGAAGTTACAGTTTACGTGCTCTACGCTGATGGAGAAATACTCAAG GACTGCATCTGTCTGGGTTCAGGTGAGCCCAGCATCCCAGAGCACCGCTCCTTCGTGCTTTATCATAACAACAGCCCTCGATGGAGCGAAGTTATTAAACTGCCGATTCCCATCGATCGTTTCCGAGGTTCCCACCTACGCTTCGAGTTCAGACACTGCTCCA caaaggacaaaggagagAAGAAGCTATTTGGTTTTGCCTTCACTCCTCTGATGAGAGAAGATGGAACCACTCTTTCAGATGAGAGCCATGAACTTTACGTTTACAAG TGTGATGAGAACACAACCTTCAGTAACCACGCTCTCTACCTGGGCCTGCCCTGCTGTAAGGACGACTTTAACAGCTGTCCCAGCATCCCCTCCAGCCTTATTTTCCAGCGCAGCACCAAGGAGACTTTCTGGATCTCCACACAGCTCTCATCCACCAAACTCACACAGAACG TGGACCTCCTGGCCCTGCTTAAATGGAAGGCCCATCCAGACCGGGTCATGGACATCCTCGGCCGGCTACGACACGtcagtggagaggagattgTCAAG tttCTCCAAGATATTCTCGACACCTTATTCTCCATCTTGGATGACAACACAGATAAATATGGACCACTGGTGTTCCAGTCACTG GTGTTCATTATAAACCTGCTCAGGGACAGTAAATACTACCACTTCAGGCCTGTGATGGACACGTACATACAGAAGCACTTTGCTGGTGCACTGGCCTACAA GGAATTGATCCGCTGTCTGAAGTGGTACATGGACCGCTCTGCAGAGGTGGTCCGGCAGGACCACATTCAAGAAGCCATGAGG GCCCTGGAATACTTGTTTAAGTTTATCGTCCAATCTCGGATCCTTTACTCTCGGGCCACCTGTGGGATGGAGGAAGAGCAGTTTCGCACCAGCATCCAGGAACTGTTTCAGTCGATCCGCTTTGTCCTCAGTCTGGACAGCCGCAACTCAGAGACTCTCATCTTCACACAG gctGCTCTGTTGAACTCCTTCCCAGCTATTTTTGATGAGCTGCTCCAGATGTTCACGGTGCAGGAAGTGGCAGAGTTTGTGCGTGGCACTCTTGGCAGCATGCCGTCCACGGTGCACATAGGACAGTCCATGGATGTGGTCAAACTGCAGTCCATAGCCAGGACTGTGGACAGCAGGCTCTTCTCCTTCCCAG AGTCTCGGAGGATCCTACTTCCTGTGGTCCTCCATCACATCCATCTCCATTTGAGGCAACAGAAAGAGCTGCTGATCTGCTCTGGAATACTCAGTTCCATATTCTCCATCATCAAGACCAGTTCACTG GACACCTCAGttcaggaggaggtggagatgatGGTGGAGTCTCTGTTGGACGTCCTCCTGCAGACGCTGCTGTCGATCATGAGCAAGAGCCAGTCGCAGGAGGCGGTAAGGGGTCAACGCTGTCCACAGTGCACCGCGGAGATCACT GGAGAGTATGTGTCCTGTCTCCTGTCCCTCCTCCGCCAGATGACTGACATCCACTTCCAACACCTGATGGAAAACTTTCAGAGCAAAGACGAGCTCAAG GAGTTCTTGTTGAAGATTCTATGTGTGTTTAGAAATCTGATGAAGCTCAGTATTTTCCCCCGCGACTGGAATGTGATGAGACTCCTCACCAGCaa catCATCCTGACCACGGCTCAGTATTTGTCTCCCGCTTTGCACAAAAACTTCACAGAAGCAGAATTTGACTTCAAG GTGTGGAACTCTTACTTCAGTCTGGCGGTTCTGTACATCAACCAGCCCAGTTTACAGCTGGAAAACCTGAGTTCTgccaagagaaagaaaattttAGACAA GTACGGTGACATGAGGGTGATGATGACGTATGAGCTGTTCAGCATGTGGCAGAACCTGG GTGAGAATAAGATCCATTTCATCCCCGGGATGATCGGCCCGTTCCTGGGAGTGACGTTGGTTCCTCAGGTCGAGGTTCGAAACATCATGATCCCCATCTTCCACGACATGATGGACTGGGAGCAGCGAAAGAATGGAAACTTTAAACAG GTGGAGGCTGAGCTCATTGACAAACTGGACAGTTTAGTTTCCGAGGGGAAAGGGGACGAGAACTACAGAGAACTCTTCGGTTTGCT AACCCAGCTGTTTGGGCCCTACCCCAG TCTGTTGGAGAAGATCGAGCAGGAGACGTGGAGAGAGACGGGGATTTCCTTTGTCACCTCGGTCACACGGTTGATGGAGCGGCTGCTGGACTACAG GGACTGTATGAAGGGAGATGAGACGGAGAACAAGAAGATTGGCTGCACTGTGAACCTCCTG AACTTTTACAAGTCAGAGATCAACAAGGAGGAGATGTACATTCGCTACATCCACAAACTGTGCGACATGCATCTGCAGGCTGAGAACTACACAG AGGCTGCGTTCACTCTGCTGCTGTACTGGGAGCTGCTACACTGGGACGAGCGGCCTCTCAAAGAGTTCCTGCATTATCCCGCTCAGACTGAATGGCACCGCAAAGAGGGGCTCTGCCGCAAGGTCATCCACTATTTCAACAAGGGCAAG TGTTGGGAGTATGGTATTCCTCTGTGCAGGGAGCTGGCCTTCCAGTATGAGTCCCTGTATGACTACCAGAGCCTCAGCTGGATACGG aaaatGGAGGCAGCGTATTACGACAACATTATGGAGCAGCAGCGTCTGGAGCCCGAGTTCTTCAGGGTCGGGTTCTACGGCAGGAAGTTCCCCTTCTTCCTCAGA AACAAAGAGTTTGTGTGTCGAGGCCACGACTACGAAAGGTTAGAGGCCTTCCAGCAAAGGATGCTGGGAGAATTCCCACAAGCCATTGCGATGCAGCACCCGAATCAGCCAGACGAGGCCATTCTGCAGTGTGATGCACAGT ACCTCCAAATCTACGCAGTCACGCCGGTGCCGGACAGCATTGGCGTCCTCCAAATGGACAGAGTACCAGACCGCATCAAGAGCTTCTACAGAGTCAACAACGTTCTGCGTTTCCGTTACGACCGGCCTTTTCACAAAGGCCCCAAAGACAGAGACAATGAGTTCAAG AGTCTCTGGATTGAGCGGACGACTCTGATCCTCACTCACCCTCTGCCTGGAATTTCACGCTGGTTTGAGGTGGAGAAGAGAGAGCTG GTGGAGGTGAGTCCATTAGAAAACGCCGTCTCTGTGGTAGAGAATAAGAACCAGGAGCTGCGGACTCTGATCAGCCAGTACCAACACAAGCAGCTGCACGGAAACATCAACCTGCTCAGCATGACCCTGAACGGGGTCATCGACGCTGCTGTGAACGGAGGCATCGCCAGATACCAGGAG GCTTTCTTTGATAAGGAGTACATCACCAGCCACcctgaggacacagagaagaTCACACAGCTCAAAGATCTGATGCAGGAGCAG GTTCACATCCTTGGAGTCGGCCTGGCCGTGCACGAGAAGCTGGTGCACCCAGAAATGCGTCCCCTGCACAAGAAGCTGATCGATCAGTTCCAGATGATGAGGAGCAGCCTCTGCCAC GGTCTGCCTGGTTTGGACAAAGCTACTTCAGGAGCCAACACCTCCAGAGGGATCCTGGCTTCTCACAGCCCCATGAGCCCTGACAGCTTCAAACTCGTGCACCGGCACAg TCCCACAGCTGTTTTGACTCCAGTGCgaaactcctcctcctctctctcctctcaaaACTCCAGTGAGATGGAGAACGTTGGGAACCTTCTGATCCTGGCTGATGGTGTGGTGGTGGAGCACGCCGAGGACTTCTACCGTATGCAG GCCagtccctcctcctccagcctGAGCTCCACACACTCTGCACCCTCTCAGATGATGAACTCTGCCCCCTCCACCATCAGAG TCGGCTCTCCATCTCTGCCTGACAAGTACAGACACAACAGAGagatgctgatgctgctgccgcCGCACAAAGACCGGCCGAGCAGCGCGATGTACACCAACGTGATCGAGAATGGACAG cCTGTGAACTTCCAGCGAGCGTTGTTCCACCAGGTGATTGGTCCGTGTAAACCCTGCAGTGACCCCAACCTGTCTGTGGCTGAGAAAG tcctcaccACTCCCAGTAGTTGGAGTTTGGACAGTGGAACCAGGGAAGCTCTCCCCTTCCTCTCTGCACATGTTGGCAGTGTCCTTGCGCCTCCTGTTCCCCCCCGCAGCCTCCCTCATG GGCAACACCTGTTGATGCACTTTGACGCTTTCCACCACCAGGTCAGCGACCTCCCTCCAGCTCTCCCCGCGCGCTCCTTAAGAAAG TCTCCCCTCCACCCTATACCTGCCTCACCCACCAGTCCACAGTCCATCCTGGATGGCAGTAACTCCACCTTGTCAGGCAGTGCCAGCTCTGGTGTCTCCTCCCTCAGTGAGAGCAACTTTGGCGGCCCCCCCTCATCGTCTGACCCCCCGGCCAGCCGCACCAACACCCTGGAGTCCGTCCCCAGCAGCCAAGCTTGGACCACTGATCAGGAAGACCTGGACTCTCCTTATCAGCCAGTCAGGTACAGCATCTCTGAGCCTGACGTCCTGGATGTAGTCAAGCCCCCACCCTGCCGCAGCCACTCCGCCCCAGGAGGTGTCACCCCGACCCAAGCAGGGGCCCTAATCCAGCCCCAGATCCCAGGTTTAGCCTCTGTGGGAGCTCTGCCACAACCACAGCCCCAACACCTCTACTACCAGCACCACTTCCACCCACACTACATCCCCCACCACCCGCCTCTTTACCACCTCCACGAGCCTCCCCCAGCCCTGCCCCCCAAATACCTCAGAGAGGGGTGTATCCCTGAAGAGGACCCCCTCAACCCCCAGtctccaccaccaccccctGCACCCCGACCCATGCCACGCAAGATCTCCCAGCCCATAATCGCAGCCGCCAAGGACGAGCAGGCTAAAGTGGCGTGGGAGCACGGCATCAGTGAGGAGTGA